In Scatophagus argus isolate fScaArg1 chromosome 3, fScaArg1.pri, whole genome shotgun sequence, the genomic stretch agatttttttttgttttgttttgtttgtttctgaagaGGAGAGTAACATATGGATTTGAACTTAATAGAAGCCAATTTTTTTGGCTCCAACTCTGCATACATCATGTACTAATACTGGTAACGCTATGCACCAGAGTGAGCAAGAATGGAGAAAGACTTAATATTGATCGCATACTTAGTGTAAATTATGCTTACCAGTTCTATTGATGCCAATTTTTGTAATAATTATAACAATCATTGTGAGAATTCTATCCTTGATGagtccttttctctccttcaaaTCTTCACACTTAATGGAACAAAATCGTCCTCACATGCTGTCCATGCTAAaacttttgtacattttttttttcttggtcttaAATTGAAAATTGGAACATCTGAatgacaacatttcactgtATACATAAGCACTTTTGTTAAAGTTGtgacatattttcacttttcttttttttttctgcaatgaTGTACAATAAATGTGATGTATTCGTGTGTGGCCACAAGTGAAAATGCAATTCAACTGAGATGgattcccttttctctttccattaATATTATAGAGCTCTGCACCCTTATGTACCTTTcactttttgtatttcatttcagtctgttgGTGTTACACGGTGAGCTGGATGCAAGATAGATACTGTACTAAATTGTACTGTTATTGattgaaaaatgtaataaaaagctGTTTGAGATCTCTTAGTTGAGTTGAATCCTAAAGCTTTTAAtagtttctctgtttatttcagGGTGTATAATGTTGCCTAAATTTCGTTATATTGATTTGTCATATATATTCAACATTAGTCTGCTTCAGGAGCAGCAATTTATAATTGTGAGAATATTGTGACTTGTTAAAGCAGGGTAGGGATTAGAGTAAGACGAAATACACATGacaaacttaaaataaaaaaacagccagTTGATTAAGTGTCCGCTTTAGCGTTacttattttggtttttaattttcacttgtACAAATGAACTGATAAAATCCTCTATTAGTCTTTATTAACGTCCTGGAATCAGCTCAGTCTTACAATTTACTTTGTATTCTAAACAACCAGTTTCACAAAAATTCCATggcaacaaattaaaatttattgTGTTTGTAGAAGTGACGACCAAACTAACACAAAAAAGACCGTTTCAACAATTACGATTTAGGACTACATGTACACCATCCTCACAATTGCATACCTAGTGGCTGAAACGTACAGCGATGCAGTGGTTATCGCTTACCAGAATCCTGTATCTAATAATTTAACGGAACGAAAACGTTTTAACCTGAAACTAAATCCTGCAGATCAAAACTTAACTGTAAccaagacatttcattttaaagagtGCATGCTCAATTTACACATCTTTATTTCAGAGTGTGTAGAACCGATGCAAACCGCCATCTTCCCGTCTCTAACAGCCAACATAACGACTAACTAACGGAAGCTGTCGTAGCGGGTGTACCTGGCCTATATCATGCTCCAGTTCAGGGGAGGGGGgataaaataaatttgattaTCAACACTACAATTCAGGAATGTGTACTGTACTCTATACAAGAACTAAGTATGATAGTAGTGATGGTTTTACAAATGTACACTTACGAATGATTAAAATTATTGCATACATCAACTATACAATGTAGAGAAAATAACCGCCATAGAATGAAACCGTCCATTCTAATGACGTAGTTCCCTTTTCGCTTAGATAATGCCATTTTGGTAAGACTTGGTGGGTTCAATTTTTTCCTCGTGGAAAAAATAGTCTGTTTATATTTCGGACGAAGCAAGCGTTTTGTTGAATTTTGATAACGTCACCGGCCTGCGAAAGCCATTTTCTCGGACTAGTTAGCAGTGCATCGTAAGTAGTTTTCAGTAAGCGGCACAGTTGAACCGTCGTCGTACTGTGTTGACGACACGGCACGGCTCCCTGTCCCACCGAACAAAGGAATATTAAGGTCGATGCGTGTTCGTTATCGCAAGCGGAGCGAAATATCTTTTGTGAAATAGTTTAAAGCTAAACCCATCGAACGCAATTTTTGTTacagcagtttgacatttttcgTCAAATATATCTAACCAATTACCTGGACTCATTCAGTGCTGTTAGCAACATTGGCTAAGGTTAGCCGCAATTGTGGATAACTAGcgagctaactgctaactttAGCATTGTTTTGATTCAagcaagttttctttttgtggaaAATGGCCGAAGTGTATATTCGAGTGGCGGAGGAGGAAAACGAAGAACCCATGGAGATACCCTCTGAAGACGACGGGACTGTCCTGCTCTCAACCGTGGCAGCTCAGTTTCCAGGGGCGTGTGGCCTACGTTTCAGGAGCCCCGTGTCTCAGTGCATGCGAGGAGTGCGTCTTGTGGAAGGGATTTTGCACGCACCAGAAAACGGATGGGGGAATATCGTTTATGTGGTGAACTATCCAAAAGGTGGGTTACATATTGACGCTTTcactttatgtttcattttacaCGAACAGATGGTCAGACTCTATTTATAATTCATGATAGAACTTCAGCACACTGAAAATAATGCGAATGATGTAAGGCGATGTTTGTCCACGCCCACAAAAGTGTGCTGAGAGGCATTGAATTCATTTACAAAACGATCACAATGAGATCATCCCTGCTACCAAGTGTAAAGGATTCTGCCTGTGTTGGTAGTAAATATTATGCAATTTTAACTACTGTAAAAGGTCCTTGGACAAATATTCGTTTCAAAACATGCAAAAGAGATTACTAGGTAAATGGCAGTATTgcataataatgttttttgggttttttttgaaagtgaattaagttttttttttatacagctTTGGTCATGGCAGTTATTTACAAAGTTAAAGAAGTGGTGGCAGGGAAGGTCACACTGTCTATCTGGTCAATATACAATGaatttgtctctgtttgtcacAATTTagacaacaaaaggaaaatggatgaaattgATGCAtcctctgctgtgaaaatgaagagAGGGGATATGAAGACATCTGACCTGATTGTACTGGGCCTTCCCTGGAAAACAACTGAGCAGGACCTCAAAGATTACTTTAGCACATTTGGAGAAGTCATCATGGTTCAGGTATAAGATTAATAACATAAATGATATATATGTTGATTTGCTTTGTATGTGATAACAACAGATTTTCATTGAtggacatttgttttttgtctcagGTAAAACGAGATGCCAAGACCGGAAACTCTAAAGGATTTGGCTTTGTGAGATTCACAGAGTATGAGGCTCAAGAAAAGGTGATCTCCCAGCGCCATATGATTGATGGTAGATGGTGTGACTGCAAGCTGCCTAACTCGAAGGTGAATATGGTAATGTCCATGCATATACCCACACATCACGGGCATCAAATTGACACATTGCTGCTATTACACATTCGTAGCATTGCTCATAATTTTTTCCCATCTCTTGTCAACAGCAAGGTCTGGACGAGCCATTGAGGAGTCGGAAAGTGTTTGTAGGCCGCTGCACTGAAGACATGACCACAGATGATTTACGGCAGTTCTTCATGCAGTATGGAGAAGTCACAGACGTCTTCATCCCGAAGCCATTTCgtgcttttgcttttgtcacatttgcaGATGATCAGGTATAATGCTAAATGCGTATAAAGTACTTTCTGTTGTGGTATCACTGCCAAGATTACCTGATTCCtgtctttttccccctcacagGTTGCCCAGTCTCTCTGTGGAGAGGACCTAATTATCAAAGGCGTCAGCGTTCACATCTCAAATGCTGAGCCCAAACATGGAAATAGGCAGTTTGATCGCACAGCACGGTTTGGGAATGGTTTTGGAGCTCAGGCATTTGGTAGCAGCCGTAGTGGGTTAGGGAGCAGCACTAACAGTAGTCTGGCTAATTTTGGTTCCTTCAGTCTGAACCCTGCTATGATGGCTGCTGCTCAGGCTGCTCTGCAGAGTAGTTGGGGGATGATGGGCATGTTGGCTAGCCAGCAGCAGACATCCACTTCAGGCAGCACTTCCAGTGGAACAAGCTCTAGTAGGGACCAGAGTCAGTCCTTTGGTACAGGCAACAGCAACTACGGCACCAGCTCGGCCAGTCTTGGCTGGGGAACAGGGTCAAACTCTACAACTAGTGGTAGTGGGTTTAGCTCAGGTTTTGGGTCCAGTATGGAGTCAAAGTCATCTGGGTGGGGTATGTAAGTTAAATGTTTGTATGGTAAGTATTGTGTCGAAGATGAGTCCTTTCAAAAATTTATTTCCGGTGTTGATGCGTATCTGAGAACTTAACACTTTTGTGGAAGATGTTTTGTACATTTGGAAAAAATGCTAAAGATTTAATTTAGAGTGTTGAAGTGAATTGTTTACCAGGATGTCCGACTAAAGTGCTATTTTTgatgtctcatttgtttgtatccatttcAACTGGATTCTCTAATGCATGCATTGTGAAATGTAATACAACCATTTTGAAAAtgcatgaatgtttgtgtttcaccaTTATGCGGCTTGGTCATCAGTTTAAAAGGCAATCTTGCATTGGGAAGAATCTGGTTGAAACCTATGTGTTTTAAGTGCAACTTTATTTGCAGTCAAGTTCTGTGGAAAAGCCTTCATTGAAATCTCTTCTGCAGTTCACCTCTCTTCCATTTTCCTGTGAGGAAGCTCCTCTTTGGCAGCATTCTTGGGGTGATATCGGTTTCATTCTCCCTCTTCCCACCAGTAAATGCTATGCCATCAAAGAACGGCTTCACTCCGCATGTTCTAAGAGACGGTgggtgttttcatttttatccacTTTTAAATGGAAAGAACTGCGCAACTGACATTTTAAGAACTGATGAGTGCGATTGCGGATGGCTTGTGGCGAAGAGTGAAGCGATGAGTGAGCGAACGGAGAGACGCGTGAAACGGACTGGTTGTGCAGTGAAAGAGCCCAATTTGACTGctttttgagtgtgtgagtggaAGCTGCAGATGCTACAAGCGCCTCCCCTAACGTGGACATTCATTAATTAGTacttcaagatttttttttttttttttaaatctttgcaAGTTTTTCCTTTAGCCTACTCTTGAGTATGTTGATCAAGTgcagaaatatcaaaatgtaGTGGAATGTTGTGATGAATATTTGTATTGCTTATATTATCTGATTTGAATGCTGTATGGTGTGTGCTTTCATGTTATTGAACTGATCTGTAAGTGTGTACTTGATGTGGATGACACCTGCTGAAGACTCTGGGGGACGTGAGTGATAGTGTGAGAACGTGGAGTGGTGTGTCCAA encodes the following:
- the tardbpb gene encoding TAR DNA-binding protein 43 isoform X1, producing the protein MAEVYIRVAEEENEEPMEIPSEDDGTVLLSTVAAQFPGACGLRFRSPVSQCMRGVRLVEGILHAPENGWGNIVYVVNYPKDNKRKMDEIDASSAVKMKRGDMKTSDLIVLGLPWKTTEQDLKDYFSTFGEVIMVQVKRDAKTGNSKGFGFVRFTEYEAQEKVISQRHMIDGRWCDCKLPNSKVNMQGLDEPLRSRKVFVGRCTEDMTTDDLRQFFMQYGEVTDVFIPKPFRAFAFVTFADDQVAQSLCGEDLIIKGVSVHISNAEPKHGNRQFDRTARFGNGFGAQAFGSSRSGLGSSTNSSLANFGSFSLNPAMMAAAQAALQSSWGMMGMLASQQQTSTSGSTSSGTSSSRDQSQSFGTGNSNYGTSSASLGWGTGSNSTTSGSGFSSGFGSSMESKSSGWGM
- the tardbpb gene encoding TAR DNA-binding protein 43 isoform X2, whose protein sequence is MAEVYIRVAEEENEEPMEIPSEDDGTVLLSTVAAQFPGACGLRFRSPVSQCMRGVRLVEGILHAPENGWGNIVYVVNYPKDNKRKMDEIDASSAVKMKRGDMKTSDLIVLGLPWKTTEQDLKDYFSTFGEVIMVQVKRDAKTGNSKGFGFVRFTEYEAQEKVISQRHMIDGRWCDCKLPNSKQGLDEPLRSRKVFVGRCTEDMTTDDLRQFFMQYGEVTDVFIPKPFRAFAFVTFADDQVAQSLCGEDLIIKGVSVHISNAEPKHGNRQFDRTARFGNGFGAQAFGSSRSGLGSSTNSSLANFGSFSLNPAMMAAAQAALQSSWGMMGMLASQQQTSTSGSTSSGTSSSRDQSQSFGTGNSNYGTSSASLGWGTGSNSTTSGSGFSSGFGSSMESKSSGWGM